The nucleotide sequence ATGCTTATATAAGTTGGTTTGGCACTGATGGTTTGAGTTTTCCTATGATCAGAATGGCACTTCACCTTATTTTGGCTGCATTGTTGGGCGAGTTGCAAATAGGATCAAGGATGGGAAGTTTACTTTAAATGATAAGCAGTATAGTCTGGCTATCAACAACCCTCCAAACACTCTTCATGGTAAGACATAAGGTACTCTGCATAAATTCATTGTTTTGTGCATATTTCAGGCATACATGCGTAAGTAATAGTGAACTATTGCCTGTTTGTCCTTGTGTGAATCATCTGTTGCTGATCAAGTGTACATGATAATGATATTTCTGCTGGATTTACTTAATATCCATTTTTTATTACCTCCTAATATTTCTAATTAATCCTAGAGGAACTGTCCCATTAATACTGAGTTAATGGGATTACTAGATCCACCACCCTTGAAAAAACTAAACCTACTTGTTACTTGATGTTTCTTTATATTACGACCAAGTATGGATATTTACCTTGTCGAATCATCAGTACGGTCTATTTTCTGTAGCAGTTTGTGTTAGTGTAGCTGCCCGGTTTGGAAATTATTCTTGTTCGGTTCCATTCCCTTTTGCCAAGCCACAATAGTAATCTGTTCTTGGAGTTCATATTATTGCTCCATGAGTTACCTTATTCAAAGGTGTAGTCCCCCCAAAAAGTACATTTGAAAGAAAATTATGAGTTATTTGGCCAATAGTTTACACTCTTACACCTGATACTAGCAACAGCAATGACAAGCAAACAGCAATATGAACAGTTGGCTTGCTGTGGTGAAGATGACTCACCTGATTAGTCGCTCTATTGAAAtgattctctttctttttttgaatttaTATCCTTAACAATGTTAGATATTGAGAAATGTTTGACTTGTACCATTCACTGAATTTGGATCTGGCTGTGAATTTCCCTGATACTTTTATTCCGTCTCTTATTTGATACATCTCATCCATGTTAATGCTTCATTCAAGAAACATGCAAAAATGCATATTTGGTGTATTGTGTGGTGGGCGGGTGTAGTTCTTAATTTCTCAACAAGAATGGCTCATTTGCATTCAATCTTTCATAACGGACCTTgcattttttcatattttcgtCCTAATCTAactgcacgcatgcatgcatagaggacaaaaactcaaaaagagATATATGCCACTGCAGCTATTTCAATTTGGTCTTCTTTAAACTAATGCAACTGAATATGGGATCTCAGGTGGATTTAAAGGTTTTGACAAAATCATCTGGGAAGTTGCTGAATATGTCAAAGGGGAGAACCCATCAATCACCTTCAAATATTACAGTAAAGATGGAGAGGAAGGTATTTTAAAAACTTCCGGAAAACAAGCAACTATGTAAGTGCCAGGActgattttaatttttcacaAAACAGGTTTCCCAGGAGATGTTTCTGTCACCGCTAGATATTCTATTCTGGCAAGTACGACACTGAagttggagatggaggctaTACCTTTGAATAAGGCCACACCCATCAGTTTAGCACAGCACACCTACTGGAACCTGGCAGGCCACAACTCAGGAGATGTGCTTGCACATACTGTTCAGATTTTGGGGTCTCAGATAACACCGGTAGATGAAACCTCAATACCCACCGGTGAGATGATGCCAGTTAGTGGCTCACCCTTCAATTTCCTGACAGAGACCACAATTGGCAGCAGGATTGATCAAGTCCCTGGTGGCTATGATCACAACTTTGTGATTGATTGTGGTGAAGTGAAGTCAGGTTTGTGCCATGTGGCGAAAGTGACAGACCCTTCAAGCTCCAGGGTCCTTGACATTTGGGCAGATGCACCTGGAGTGCAGTTCTACACTGGAAATTTCCTCAATGGCATTGTGGGCAAAGGAGGCGCAGTCTATGGGAAGCACGCCGGCCTGTGTCTTGAGACCCAAGGTTTCCCAAACGCAGTGAACCAACCTAATTTTCCCTCGGTGGTCGTTCAGCCTGGTGAGAAGTATAGTCATACGATGTTGTTTGAGTTTTCAACAAAATGATCCAGTTCTTGTAGGCcattttgttttgttctttCTACGAGCTTGATGCTGCAGTGGTTGTATAGCTTTCAAATACTGCTCCACGTGACAATTTGCTACTCTGAATTTACACGAATCAGCAGACAAGGAATCTCGTGTAGGACTTGCAGGCAAGGTTCTTTTCAAGATGAGGTTAAGGACATAGTAGGAATGGAAACAGATGGAGGCCTATGGGATGGTACTGAATACGGTGGTGAAGTGGGTGAGAACAACCACATGAACCCCAGAAATTCAAGGGTCTTTTTGGTGACAATGTCGCCCACTCACACCAGGTAATTAGAGAAGATCAGATTGCACATGCAGAAAACATATTTATACAGTTAAGCTGTAAAGCCACACCAGACTGGAATCATCCTATGCTGATTATATATCAAAGTTTTGAGTTGTATTGCTAACCTTTGCTTTGCCCTCAGGAGCAAAGAGATTGGGGCGATGATTCGGACGGATATCTTCAAACTCTCTCAATGAACTGAACTTAGTTTAGTTATCTGATCCAAATCAAACAGCCAGACACTAGTGACTAATACTGACAACTAATGTACAGAGTTGACCGTAAAATGATGTTTCACAGCAACTTTGACTTCACAATCACAGCGTTGGCTACGTGGCGACAACCACCAGTCGGCTCCCGTGAAGGTGCTCCTCCATGGGGACGAAGatgggagagagggagatgtcaatgacatgtgggtttcaacattctgttttttttatcccaagtactactccctccatccactaATACAAgtgattttgacattttacttgtactgtttgatcactcgtcttattcaaaaaatttgtgcaaatattaaaaaacgaaaagttgtgcttaaagtactttggataataaaataagtcacttgtcttattcaaactTTTTGCAGATATaagaaaacgaaaagttgtgcttaaagtactctggataataaagtaa is from Oryza sativa Japonica Group chromosome 9, ASM3414082v1 and encodes:
- the LOC4346383 gene encoding uncharacterized protein is translated as MEQLVGVHHHHSSSSSLSPRTPSPTHPLPHLLRLPSSSNRLRPPDHPHSSHPVSKLLRVTPPFFLVLLAAVYLLASFTIFSSPAASLRPTKNRPKLLLPMPAPSPPPPDLFELHGGRIRAWITNVGATVTSLLVPDNNGVLGDVVLGFDSLDPYQNGTSPYFGCIVGRVANRIKDGKFTLNDKQYSLAINNPPNTLHGGFKGFDKIIWEVAEYVKGENPSITFKYYSKDGEEGFPGDVSVTARYSILASTTLKLEMEAIPLNKATPISLAQHTYWNLAGHNSGDVLAHTVQILGSQITPVDETSIPTGEMMPVSGSPFNFLTETTIGSRIDQVPGGYDHNFVIDCGEVKSGLCHVAKVTDPSSSRVLDIWADAPGVQFYTGNFLNGIVGKGGAVYGKHAGLCLETQGFPNAVNQPNFPSVVVQPGEKYSHTMLFEFSTK